One region of Oceanidesulfovibrio indonesiensis genomic DNA includes:
- the mazG gene encoding nucleoside triphosphate pyrophosphohydrolase, producing MSRSFDKLLDVIDTLLGPEGCPWDREQTPHTLCDYVIEEAFELVEAIRDGKPDEAAEELGDLMFLLCFISRCFQKEEAGFTMDDSLDMIRRKMIRRHPHVFGEETVDGAGEVLTNWEKIKRAEKADAAGENEPPKGVYSSLPKGLPPLLRAYRIHSKAARNGFTWATDADLESQLESEWKEWQEAAASGDQQRKEEEFGDYLFTLVELGRRHQIKANSALHDANVKFLNRFNTMEKVVQAQDRDVADLDLDALNALWDAVKGKE from the coding sequence ATGAGTCGTTCCTTCGACAAGCTTCTCGACGTCATCGACACGCTGCTCGGCCCTGAGGGGTGCCCCTGGGACAGGGAGCAGACCCCCCATACCCTGTGCGACTACGTCATCGAGGAGGCCTTCGAGCTGGTGGAGGCCATCCGCGACGGCAAACCCGACGAGGCGGCAGAAGAACTCGGCGACCTCATGTTCCTGCTCTGCTTCATCAGCCGCTGCTTCCAGAAGGAAGAGGCAGGCTTCACCATGGATGATTCGCTCGACATGATCCGGCGCAAGATGATCCGCCGCCATCCTCACGTCTTCGGCGAGGAAACCGTTGATGGCGCTGGCGAAGTGCTCACCAACTGGGAGAAGATCAAACGCGCCGAAAAGGCAGATGCGGCCGGAGAGAACGAGCCGCCCAAAGGCGTATATTCCAGCCTGCCCAAGGGCCTGCCGCCGCTGCTGCGGGCGTACCGCATCCACTCCAAGGCGGCGCGCAACGGTTTCACCTGGGCCACGGACGCGGACCTGGAAAGCCAGCTGGAATCAGAATGGAAGGAATGGCAGGAAGCCGCGGCGTCCGGCGACCAGCAACGCAAGGAAGAAGAGTTCGGCGACTACCTCTTCACCCTCGTTGAACTCGGCCGGCGCCACCAGATCAAGGCGAACTCCGCCCTCCATGACGCGAACGTCAAGTTCCTGAACCGCTTCAATACAATGGAAAAAGTCGTCCAAGCCCAGGACAGGGACGTGGCCGACCTGGATCTGGATGCGCTCAATGCGCTGTGGGATGCGGTGAAAGGCAAAGAATAG
- the cmk gene encoding (d)CMP kinase, with amino-acid sequence MADHFREIVTLDGPAGVGKTTMAKRLAGALGIPYLDTGAMYRVCGMRLGEEGATMPESAIMEVLRSIDFALEGSGAETKLLVDMHPVGAEIRTERVGMLASTVGTLAPVRAYCREAQQGLGRLTPLVAEGRDMGTVVFPDAAHKFFLDAEPEIRARRRLNQLKEMGTSDLPTLEDLAAQIAARDHQDRTRSEAPLKPAEDAVIIDTGELDVDGVFERLLQAIKAKS; translated from the coding sequence ATGGCCGACCATTTCCGCGAGATAGTGACTCTGGACGGCCCGGCCGGCGTGGGCAAGACCACCATGGCCAAGCGCCTGGCCGGCGCGCTGGGCATTCCGTATCTGGATACCGGGGCGATGTATCGCGTGTGCGGCATGCGCCTGGGCGAGGAGGGCGCGACAATGCCGGAGTCCGCGATCATGGAAGTCCTGCGTTCAATCGATTTCGCCCTGGAAGGCTCCGGCGCCGAGACGAAGCTGCTCGTGGACATGCACCCCGTGGGCGCCGAGATCCGCACGGAGCGCGTGGGTATGCTGGCTTCCACCGTGGGCACGCTGGCGCCGGTGCGCGCCTATTGCAGGGAAGCGCAGCAGGGGCTGGGACGGCTGACGCCGCTGGTGGCCGAAGGCCGGGACATGGGCACGGTGGTGTTCCCGGATGCCGCGCACAAGTTCTTCCTGGACGCCGAGCCGGAGATTCGCGCACGGCGCCGGCTCAACCAACTCAAGGAAATGGGAACGAGCGACCTGCCCACGCTGGAGGATCTGGCCGCGCAGATCGCCGCCCGCGACCACCAGGACCGCACCCGCAGCGAAGCCCCCCTCAAACCTGCCGAGGATGCAGTAATCATCGATACGGGCGAGCTCGATGTGGACGGGGTCTTCGAACGGCTGCTGCAGGCAATCAAAGCGAAAAGCTAG
- the hisC gene encoding histidinol-phosphate transaminase yields the protein MPASVAALRTEVLDFEPYAAGLSIEEIRERYGLESVIKLASNENPLGVAPLVQKRLKTAAGLAFRYPKPDTPRLRKAIACRMGVDQSRVVAGNGSDEIIDILIRVRAVPGRDNVLAFKPCFSMYKIQSKFLGVEFRQVPVEADFTYDLDKLAERVDENTALVFVTSPDNPSGFAPKAAELEAFARSLPPACLFVVDEAYMDFAEPEEAYSIRNLLDELDNLVILRTFSKAYGLAGMRLGYGLMHPDLADYLMRVRLPFSVNILAEEAGIAAIEDTCFYEATLQAVRSGRERLAAELTAMGCVPKPTQANFLMFTLPEACSLSAKDVFEKLLERGIIIRPLGSYGLPDSLRVSIGNEHENHAFLRGLREVLEEARA from the coding sequence ATGCCCGCCTCTGTCGCGGCGCTGCGGACCGAGGTTCTGGATTTCGAGCCTTACGCTGCCGGCCTTTCCATTGAGGAAATACGCGAACGCTATGGCCTGGAAAGCGTCATCAAGCTCGCCAGCAACGAGAATCCTCTTGGCGTCGCCCCCCTGGTGCAGAAGCGCCTCAAGACGGCGGCCGGCCTCGCTTTCCGTTACCCCAAGCCGGATACGCCGAGGCTGCGCAAAGCCATTGCCTGCCGCATGGGCGTGGACCAGTCGCGCGTGGTGGCGGGCAACGGCTCGGACGAGATCATCGACATCCTCATCCGCGTGCGTGCGGTTCCCGGCCGGGACAACGTGCTGGCCTTCAAACCGTGCTTTTCCATGTACAAGATCCAGTCCAAATTTCTGGGCGTGGAGTTCAGGCAGGTGCCTGTGGAGGCGGACTTCACCTACGACCTGGACAAGCTCGCCGAGCGCGTCGACGAGAACACGGCTCTGGTGTTCGTCACCTCGCCGGACAACCCTTCCGGGTTCGCGCCCAAGGCCGCGGAACTGGAGGCCTTCGCACGCTCCCTGCCCCCGGCATGTCTCTTCGTGGTGGACGAAGCATATATGGACTTTGCCGAGCCGGAAGAGGCGTACTCCATACGCAACCTGCTGGACGAACTGGACAACCTGGTGATCCTGCGTACCTTCTCCAAGGCGTACGGCCTGGCCGGAATGCGCCTGGGCTACGGGCTCATGCACCCGGACCTGGCGGATTACCTCATGCGGGTGCGGCTGCCGTTCAGCGTGAACATTCTGGCCGAGGAAGCGGGCATCGCCGCCATCGAAGACACCTGTTTCTACGAAGCGACGCTCCAGGCGGTGCGCAGCGGCCGGGAACGGCTCGCCGCCGAACTGACCGCCATGGGCTGCGTGCCCAAACCTACCCAGGCGAATTTCCTCATGTTCACTCTGCCGGAAGCCTGCTCCTTGTCCGCTAAAGATGTCTTCGAAAAGCTTCTGGAACGCGGCATCATCATCCGGCCCCTTGGCAGCTACGGCCTGCCGGACAGCTTGCGCGTATCCATAGGCAATGAGCACGAGAACCATGCGTTCCTCCGTGGACTTCGCGAAGTGCTGGAGGAGGCGCGGGCATAA
- a CDS encoding universal stress protein gives MKQVKKILCAVDFSEFSPVVAETAKTMAQAFDAEIIVLYAAPSLSQYVGFHVPPTSIENFVGEIVTGAEKSMDNFLAEHFEGSKAAGKVATGYAAEEIIKVAKDEKADLIVMGTHGRTGIDLILFGSVAEKVVKSSPIPVLTVRPEK, from the coding sequence ATGAAACAGGTCAAAAAGATCCTTTGCGCCGTGGACTTCTCCGAGTTCAGTCCCGTGGTTGCCGAGACGGCCAAGACCATGGCCCAGGCTTTCGACGCCGAGATAATCGTATTGTACGCCGCGCCTTCGCTGTCTCAGTACGTGGGCTTCCACGTGCCGCCCACGTCCATCGAAAATTTCGTGGGCGAGATCGTGACCGGCGCCGAGAAGAGCATGGACAACTTCCTGGCTGAGCATTTCGAGGGTTCCAAGGCCGCGGGCAAGGTGGCCACCGGCTACGCGGCCGAGGAGATAATCAAGGTCGCCAAGGACGAGAAGGCAGACCTCATCGTGATGGGCACGCACGGCCGCACCGGCATCGACCTCATCCTCTTCGGTTCCGTGGCCGAGAAGGTGGTCAAGAGCTCGCCGATCCCCGTACTCACGGTCCGGCCCGAGAAATAG
- the gabT gene encoding 4-aminobutyrate--2-oxoglutarate transaminase, with protein MTHSNSTLSARRDAAVPRGVFTLQDVFALRALGGVVLDVEGREYIDFTGGIGACNVGHSHPRVTQAVSRQCQELMHTCFHIFQYEGYVALAERLCKLVPGDGPKKAALFNSGAEAVENAVKIARCATGRHAIIAFEDNFHGRTNMTLGLSGKVHPLKKGFGPYAPEVYRMPYAYCYRCPMGLDYPSCDVACADHLRDFFRTHVDPEAVACLVAEPVTGLGGVVTPPPEYFPRLAGICREHGILMLMDEIQTGMGRTGAMLACEHWGFTPDIITLAKSLAGGMVLSAVVGRADVMDAVEPGGLGSTFGGNPVSCAAALAVLEVFEAEDILAQAERLGRKVKKQFESWAGELEIIGEVRGKGAMLGLELVEDRESRTPAVEKAQAVVKECLANGVVVLAQGRYGNVIRTLIPLTMTDDVLERGLEVLGASLRNADGAR; from the coding sequence ATGACGCACTCCAACTCGACCCTTTCAGCTCGAAGGGACGCGGCTGTCCCGCGCGGCGTCTTCACCCTCCAGGACGTCTTCGCTCTGCGCGCCCTCGGCGGCGTGGTGCTGGACGTGGAAGGCCGCGAGTATATCGATTTCACCGGCGGCATCGGCGCGTGCAATGTCGGGCACAGCCATCCGCGCGTGACTCAGGCCGTGTCCCGTCAGTGCCAGGAGCTCATGCACACGTGCTTCCACATCTTCCAGTACGAAGGATACGTGGCCCTGGCCGAGCGGTTGTGCAAGCTCGTCCCTGGCGACGGTCCCAAGAAGGCTGCGCTGTTCAACTCCGGGGCCGAAGCTGTGGAGAACGCGGTGAAGATCGCCCGCTGCGCCACGGGCCGGCACGCGATTATCGCTTTCGAGGACAATTTCCACGGCCGTACGAACATGACGCTGGGCCTGTCCGGCAAGGTCCATCCCCTCAAGAAGGGCTTCGGGCCCTACGCGCCGGAGGTCTACCGGATGCCGTACGCCTACTGCTACCGCTGCCCCATGGGGCTGGACTATCCTTCCTGCGATGTGGCCTGCGCCGACCATCTGCGCGATTTCTTCCGCACCCATGTGGATCCTGAGGCCGTGGCCTGCCTGGTCGCCGAGCCTGTGACCGGTCTGGGCGGAGTCGTCACGCCGCCGCCAGAGTACTTCCCAAGGCTCGCGGGCATTTGCCGGGAGCACGGCATCCTTATGCTGATGGACGAGATACAGACCGGCATGGGCCGCACAGGCGCAATGCTGGCCTGCGAACACTGGGGCTTCACGCCGGACATAATCACCCTGGCCAAGAGCCTTGCCGGCGGCATGGTGCTCTCCGCGGTGGTTGGGCGGGCGGATGTGATGGACGCCGTGGAGCCGGGCGGATTGGGCTCCACGTTCGGCGGCAATCCGGTCTCCTGCGCTGCGGCGCTGGCCGTCTTGGAAGTTTTCGAAGCGGAGGACATTCTTGCGCAGGCCGAGAGGCTGGGCAGGAAAGTCAAAAAGCAGTTCGAATCGTGGGCCGGTGAACTCGAGATCATCGGCGAGGTCCGGGGCAAGGGGGCCATGCTCGGCCTTGAGCTGGTGGAGGACCGCGAAAGCCGCACGCCGGCGGTGGAGAAAGCGCAGGCCGTGGTCAAGGAGTGCCTGGCCAACGGCGTGGTCGTGCTGGCGCAGGGCCGCTACGGCAACGTAATCCGGACGCTCATTCCGCTGACGATGACGGATGACGTATTGGAGCGCGGTCTGGAGGTGCTGGGGGCGAGCCTCCGCAATGCGGATGGTGCGCGGTAG
- the thpR gene encoding RNA 2',3'-cyclic phosphodiesterase encodes MRCFVGLPLSQEYQNGLDIQRTKWGPRFSSPLTWTRPGNWHITLAFLGEVDESIQSTIVDALSGVAFAPFTFQAGGAGVFPPQGPPRVLWVGAQQGGIEVAGLAKAVQSTLEPLGFEPDSRPFTTHLTLARARRGRKRPGKGKRANKQSREGGFEKTAGGDPWRECIAGVGAAEWPAIPMDRFVLWRSHLSESGPRYEPLAIFPATGPSDNPE; translated from the coding sequence ATGCGCTGCTTTGTCGGGCTTCCGCTATCACAGGAGTATCAAAACGGTCTGGATATCCAGCGCACAAAATGGGGACCGCGGTTTTCCTCCCCGCTCACCTGGACCAGGCCGGGCAACTGGCACATTACGCTCGCGTTTCTCGGCGAGGTCGACGAATCCATACAGTCTACGATCGTGGACGCGCTCTCGGGCGTTGCGTTCGCGCCTTTCACGTTCCAGGCAGGCGGCGCCGGGGTGTTCCCGCCGCAGGGTCCGCCCCGGGTGCTCTGGGTCGGCGCGCAGCAGGGCGGCATCGAGGTGGCTGGCCTGGCCAAGGCCGTGCAATCCACCCTGGAACCGCTCGGTTTCGAGCCGGATTCACGCCCCTTTACCACGCATCTCACCCTGGCGCGGGCCAGGCGCGGCAGGAAAAGGCCCGGCAAAGGCAAGCGCGCGAACAAGCAAAGCCGCGAAGGGGGTTTCGAGAAAACAGCCGGCGGCGACCCTTGGCGCGAATGCATCGCCGGCGTCGGCGCGGCGGAGTGGCCGGCCATCCCCATGGACCGGTTTGTCCTCTGGCGCAGCCACCTGAGCGAGTCCGGGCCTCGGTACGAGCCCCTCGCCATATTCCCGGCAACAGGCCCATCCGACAACCCTGAATAA
- a CDS encoding CinA family protein gives MQHDIEQLAQDLGNALREGGMTIAVAESCTGGLVGGALTAIPGSSDWFMGGVIAYHNAVKEELLGVDSAVLEATGAVSEETVRAMADGVARLLRVQAALSISGIAGPTGGTPDKPVGTVCFGWRLNGETTSTTEQLYGDREAVRVASVRRAIRGMLNIVQGRAP, from the coding sequence ATGCAGCACGATATCGAACAGCTGGCGCAGGACCTGGGCAATGCCCTGCGAGAGGGCGGAATGACCATCGCCGTGGCGGAATCGTGCACGGGCGGACTGGTTGGCGGCGCGCTCACGGCCATTCCAGGCAGCTCGGACTGGTTCATGGGCGGCGTTATCGCCTACCATAACGCGGTCAAAGAGGAACTGCTCGGCGTGGATTCCGCAGTCCTCGAAGCGACAGGCGCCGTGAGCGAGGAGACCGTGCGCGCCATGGCCGACGGCGTGGCTCGACTCCTGAGGGTGCAGGCCGCGCTTTCCATCTCCGGCATTGCCGGCCCCACGGGAGGCACGCCGGACAAGCCAGTGGGCACGGTATGCTTCGGTTGGCGCCTGAACGGCGAGACGACGTCCACCACGGAACAGCTCTACGGCGACCGCGAGGCCGTGCGCGTGGCTTCCGTGCGCCGCGCCATCCGCGGCATGCTCAACATCGTGCAGGGGCGCGCGCCCTGA
- a CDS encoding cytidine deaminase translates to MARAFLSYRLFLCLFFCLALFPVSVSAQPDRVPPIKAVYGFDREFPPFSYEVDGKPAGFEVELLLAALEGRNVDLQMVPMDWQRVQLDLSGGSIQLTSGMARTPQREMLYDFSQLPTAPLKVRLYTRNENRVGNVIQLRGKAVAVQEGSLYERILQEFGGLNIKTYPSEHQGLRALAQGDVDAFGGADKTATYYIDKLGLANVSPVGTPLDVTQIYFAITPEQPELKKRLDEGLWELMENGGYVQLFRKWFVRDLSQEHVDRLVKAASTALINAYAPYSQNPKGAAVLGASGTIYTGVNVENSQPSLTGSALRVAIHNAISNGETVLRGVVSVDSQGNILTPAGDDLQVLFEFGQEVLVITRPGADRMRVANILEMMPYPYGATPPPLPRRQ, encoded by the coding sequence ATGGCCCGCGCTTTTCTCTCGTATCGACTGTTTCTGTGCCTGTTCTTCTGCCTGGCGCTTTTTCCTGTCTCCGTCTCGGCGCAGCCGGATCGGGTGCCGCCCATCAAGGCAGTGTACGGATTCGATCGCGAGTTCCCGCCATTCTCCTATGAGGTGGACGGCAAGCCCGCGGGCTTCGAGGTGGAGCTGCTTCTGGCTGCGCTGGAAGGCCGCAACGTGGACCTGCAGATGGTTCCAATGGATTGGCAGCGCGTCCAGCTGGACCTCTCGGGCGGCTCCATCCAGCTGACATCCGGCATGGCCAGAACGCCCCAGCGAGAGATGCTGTACGATTTCAGCCAGCTGCCCACGGCGCCGCTCAAGGTGCGGCTCTACACGCGCAATGAGAACCGCGTGGGCAACGTCATCCAACTGCGTGGCAAGGCCGTGGCCGTTCAGGAAGGATCTCTGTATGAGCGCATTCTCCAGGAGTTCGGCGGTTTGAACATCAAGACGTATCCGTCCGAGCACCAGGGACTTCGCGCGCTGGCCCAGGGCGATGTGGACGCCTTCGGCGGTGCGGACAAAACCGCCACATACTACATAGACAAGCTCGGTCTGGCCAACGTGAGCCCGGTGGGCACGCCCCTCGACGTCACGCAGATATATTTTGCGATAACTCCGGAACAGCCTGAGCTGAAAAAGCGCCTGGATGAAGGCCTGTGGGAGCTCATGGAGAACGGCGGGTATGTTCAACTGTTCCGCAAATGGTTCGTGCGCGACCTCTCGCAGGAGCATGTGGACCGTCTCGTCAAGGCGGCTTCCACAGCCCTGATCAATGCATACGCGCCCTATTCGCAAAACCCGAAAGGGGCCGCCGTGCTCGGCGCGTCCGGCACCATCTATACCGGCGTGAACGTGGAAAACAGCCAGCCCTCGCTCACCGGCTCGGCCCTGCGCGTCGCCATCCACAACGCCATCTCCAACGGCGAGACCGTGCTGCGCGGCGTGGTGAGCGTGGATTCCCAGGGCAACATCCTCACTCCGGCCGGCGACGACCTCCAGGTCCTTTTCGAGTTCGGACAGGAAGTCCTCGTCATAACTCGACCTGGAGCGGATCGCATGCGCGTGGCCAACATCCTGGAGATGATGCCCTACCCATACGGCGCGACGCCGCCACCGCTGCCGCGAAGGCAGTAG
- a CDS encoding PilZ domain-containing protein, translating to MSPRRRSRVETHFTALLTCNGRDIEVWTHDLSLTGMKVHLPEDEDILRVGDACRVRIPLAKGIEVFADAAVARTDEHRAALEFTAIEPESYPHLLNMVRYAAEDADAIEKEQVEIPFDDSAFEK from the coding sequence ATGTCCCCACGCCGACGCAGCCGAGTGGAAACGCATTTTACCGCGCTGCTGACCTGTAATGGACGTGATATCGAGGTCTGGACGCACGACCTCAGCCTCACCGGCATGAAGGTGCACCTGCCGGAAGACGAGGATATCCTGCGTGTGGGCGATGCCTGCCGGGTGCGTATTCCGCTGGCCAAGGGCATCGAGGTCTTTGCGGACGCCGCCGTGGCTCGCACGGACGAACACCGCGCGGCGCTGGAGTTCACAGCCATAGAGCCAGAGAGCTACCCTCACCTTCTGAACATGGTTCGCTACGCGGCCGAGGATGCGGACGCCATCGAGAAAGAGCAGGTGGAAATACCCTTCGACGACTCGGCCTTCGAGAAATAG
- the tyrS gene encoding tyrosine--tRNA ligase, whose protein sequence is MIPVSQVMTQIERGAVEIINTEELLKKLAKGRPLRIKAGFDPTAPDLHLGHTVLIQKLKHFQDLGHQVIFLIGDFTGMIGDPSGKTETRPPLTREQVMENAETYKRQIFKILDEERTEIAFNSTWMDAFKSSDFVSLCSRYTVARMLERDDFHKRYTENRSIAVHEFLYPLVQGYDSVALEADVELGGTDQKFNLLMGRHLQQQYGQEPQVILTVPILEGLDGVKKMSKSLNNYVGIEEDPTNMYGKLMSISDELMWRYYELLSDKSLADIDVLKKDVESGALHPKKAKEQLAREITSRFHSEQAADHAEENFRQVFAKGENPEDMPTHTVASGEDSRPVAFLADAGLTGSRGEARRLIKQGALSIDGEKCSDGEVVLGPGEYTIKLGKRRFLRLTVT, encoded by the coding sequence GTGATTCCCGTGAGCCAAGTCATGACCCAGATAGAACGCGGCGCCGTCGAGATAATCAACACCGAGGAGCTCCTGAAAAAGCTCGCCAAAGGCCGGCCCTTGCGCATCAAGGCCGGGTTCGACCCTACTGCGCCGGACCTGCACCTCGGCCACACTGTCCTCATCCAGAAGCTCAAGCACTTTCAGGATCTCGGCCACCAGGTAATCTTCCTGATCGGCGACTTCACCGGCATGATCGGCGACCCCAGCGGCAAGACCGAGACCCGCCCTCCGCTTACGCGCGAGCAGGTTATGGAAAACGCCGAGACGTACAAGCGCCAGATTTTCAAGATCCTGGACGAGGAACGTACTGAAATCGCCTTCAACTCCACGTGGATGGATGCCTTCAAGTCCTCGGATTTCGTCTCGTTGTGCTCGCGCTATACCGTGGCGCGCATGCTGGAGCGAGACGACTTCCACAAGCGCTACACCGAAAACAGGTCCATCGCCGTGCATGAGTTCCTCTATCCCCTGGTGCAGGGGTACGATTCCGTGGCCCTGGAGGCGGACGTGGAACTGGGCGGCACGGACCAGAAGTTCAACCTGCTCATGGGGCGCCACCTCCAGCAACAGTACGGCCAGGAACCGCAGGTCATACTCACGGTGCCCATTCTGGAAGGGCTCGACGGCGTGAAGAAGATGTCCAAGTCGTTGAACAACTACGTGGGCATCGAGGAGGACCCGACAAACATGTACGGCAAGCTCATGTCCATCTCCGATGAGCTCATGTGGCGCTACTACGAGCTGCTATCGGACAAGAGCCTCGCCGATATAGACGTGCTGAAGAAGGACGTGGAGTCCGGCGCGCTGCACCCCAAGAAGGCCAAGGAGCAGCTGGCGCGGGAGATCACTTCGCGATTCCACTCAGAGCAGGCGGCCGACCACGCTGAAGAGAATTTCCGCCAGGTCTTTGCCAAGGGCGAAAATCCCGAGGACATGCCCACGCATACCGTGGCCTCGGGCGAGGACAGCCGGCCCGTGGCATTCCTGGCCGATGCCGGGCTGACCGGCTCCCGCGGGGAAGCCAGGCGACTCATCAAGCAGGGCGCGCTCTCCATAGACGGCGAGAAGTGCAGCGACGGCGAGGTCGTGCTGGGACCGGGCGAGTACACGATCAAGCTCGGCAAGCGCCGTTTCCTGCGTCTTACAGTCACGTAG
- a CDS encoding TIGR00282 family metallophosphoesterase → MRLLFLGDVVGRPGRRAVSALLPGLIREHAPALVVANGENAAGGLGLDAKTSRQLFDVGVHVLTSGNHVWKFKVFHETMDNEPRILRPANYPPGAPGRGMGVYDAGGVQVAVINLMGRTFMEAIDCPFRTADALLDELDAQDKPVAVRLVDFHAEATSEKIALAYHLAGRVSAVLGTHTHVQTNDARILPGGTAALTDAGMCGVRDSALGMDTNAIIERFITGLPKRFTVASGQELVSGAWVDVDPETGTALDVGLVS, encoded by the coding sequence GTGAGGCTGCTGTTCCTGGGGGACGTGGTCGGTCGCCCGGGACGACGCGCCGTGTCCGCCTTGCTTCCCGGGTTGATCCGCGAGCATGCTCCGGCGCTGGTGGTCGCCAATGGCGAGAACGCCGCAGGAGGTCTGGGGCTGGACGCCAAAACCTCCCGTCAGCTTTTCGATGTTGGCGTCCATGTACTCACCTCGGGAAACCACGTCTGGAAGTTCAAAGTGTTCCACGAGACCATGGACAACGAGCCGCGCATCCTGCGGCCGGCCAACTACCCACCCGGAGCGCCTGGCCGCGGCATGGGCGTGTATGACGCCGGCGGCGTGCAGGTGGCGGTCATCAACCTCATGGGCCGCACGTTCATGGAAGCCATCGACTGTCCTTTCCGTACGGCCGACGCTCTGCTGGACGAGCTCGACGCGCAGGATAAGCCGGTTGCGGTGCGGCTTGTGGACTTCCATGCCGAGGCGACCTCGGAGAAGATTGCCCTTGCCTACCACCTTGCCGGTCGGGTAAGCGCAGTGCTCGGGACGCACACCCACGTCCAGACCAACGATGCGCGAATCCTGCCAGGCGGCACGGCGGCGCTCACCGACGCCGGCATGTGCGGGGTGCGGGATTCGGCCCTGGGCATGGATACGAACGCCATTATCGAGCGTTTCATCACCGGACTGCCCAAGCGGTTCACGGTCGCCTCGGGCCAGGAGCTGGTCTCCGGCGCATGGGTGGACGTGGACCCGGAGACCGGCACGGCTCTGGATGTGGGCCTTGTCTCGTAA
- a CDS encoding molybdopterin molybdotransferase MoeA: MRSFFHVLSVAEAIEKLVSFPILNAEPVPLHAALGRVLAEDVQAREDLPLAARSSMDGYAVRAEDLFGAGESAPSYLECVAQVAVDKPSDRALAPGECAGIVTGGILPEGADAVVMVEHTSALEGDESGGAVRGTVEMRRAVAPGENVMLRGEDAEAGSVALGAGTRLRPQEIGLLAALGCMDVPVGRLPRAAVLSTGDEVIPIDQTPRPGQVRDVNGPALAAMIARAGGVPVPLGLVRDEEPPLEKALRDGLEQSDAVFLSGGSSVGVRDLTLSVVSRLPGAQILAHGVAMRPGKPLVLARVEQGGAVKAIFGLPGQVTSAQVVMHVLGLPFLRRLMGDPSPFSWQRRALIPAVMGRNVASRQGREDYVRVRFERSLRSDQLLAQPVLGPSGLLRTLVEADGLVRIPAGDEGLYEGRTVMVCPLWQPGEEPEGLS, translated from the coding sequence ATGCGTTCATTTTTTCATGTGCTGTCCGTTGCCGAGGCGATAGAAAAACTCGTCTCATTTCCGATTCTAAATGCCGAACCGGTCCCGTTGCATGCAGCGCTGGGCCGCGTGCTCGCCGAGGATGTGCAAGCCCGTGAGGACCTGCCGCTTGCGGCGCGTTCTTCCATGGATGGCTACGCCGTGCGGGCCGAGGATCTGTTCGGAGCCGGGGAGTCTGCCCCGTCCTATCTCGAATGCGTCGCCCAGGTGGCAGTGGACAAACCTTCCGACCGCGCCCTCGCCCCGGGTGAATGCGCCGGCATCGTGACCGGCGGCATCCTGCCCGAAGGGGCGGACGCCGTGGTCATGGTGGAGCATACCTCCGCCCTGGAAGGGGACGAGTCCGGCGGTGCGGTGCGCGGCACCGTGGAGATGCGCCGTGCTGTGGCTCCCGGCGAGAACGTCATGCTGCGAGGTGAAGACGCTGAGGCCGGCAGCGTGGCGCTCGGGGCCGGAACGCGCTTGCGGCCGCAGGAGATAGGGCTGCTTGCCGCACTCGGCTGCATGGACGTGCCCGTAGGCAGGCTCCCGCGGGCGGCAGTGCTCTCCACTGGCGACGAAGTCATTCCCATCGACCAGACGCCACGGCCCGGCCAGGTGCGCGACGTGAACGGTCCGGCCCTGGCCGCCATGATCGCCCGCGCGGGGGGCGTACCCGTACCGCTCGGCCTGGTGCGCGACGAAGAACCGCCGCTGGAAAAAGCTCTGCGCGACGGGCTGGAGCAGAGCGACGCAGTCTTTTTGTCCGGCGGCAGTTCCGTGGGCGTGCGCGATCTGACGCTGTCTGTGGTTTCCCGCTTGCCCGGGGCGCAGATTCTGGCCCATGGCGTTGCCATGAGGCCAGGCAAGCCGCTGGTGCTGGCCCGGGTGGAGCAGGGCGGCGCCGTCAAGGCGATTTTCGGCCTGCCCGGCCAGGTGACGTCGGCCCAGGTGGTCATGCACGTGCTGGGCCTGCCGTTCCTTCGCCGCCTCATGGGCGATCCTTCACCGTTTTCCTGGCAACGCCGGGCGCTCATTCCGGCGGTCATGGGCCGCAACGTGGCCTCAAGGCAGGGCCGGGAAGACTATGTGCGAGTCCGCTTCGAGCGCTCTCTGCGTTCGGATCAGCTCCTTGCACAGCCTGTGCTCGGGCCTTCAGGTCTGCTGCGCACACTCGTGGAAGCCGACGGCCTGGTGCGCATTCCGGCGGGTGATGAAGGACTTTACGAGGGCCGCACGGTCATGGTCTGTCCTTTATGGCAGCCGGGCGAGGAACCGGAGGGGCTATCGTGA